The genomic interval CGAGCGCCTCTTCGAGAAAGAGCTGTTTATCCACGAGATGATAAGCCCCCCGATGACGAGAGAGGACCTTAACGATGTGGTCAAGGCATTCGAGAAGGTATACGAGAACAGAGAAGAGCTAATGCAGAAAGCAGCAGGAAAGGAGACAGTTAGATGAAGTTGCTATTCGTGATGTATGACAATGAAGGGCCGAAAAACAGTATGCCGGTCGGGCCGTGCTACGTGGCGGCCTATGCCAAGGAGAACGGATACGGCGATATAGCCTACTACAGCCAGGATGTTTATCATTATCCGGAAGAGCATCTTACGAAGTATCTTGATGACAACCGTTTCGATGTGGTGGGCATCGGTTTTTGCGCCGGCTATTTCCAGCTGAAAAAGATCAAGATGATATGCGACGCCATCCACAAGTCGAAACACAGACCCTTTATAGTGTTGGGCGGTCATGGGCCGAGCCCCGTGCCGGAGTTTTACATTAAATACATGGGCGCGGATGCCACTGTTTCGGGCGACGGAGAGCTGCCGTTCCTGAATCTTGTGAAGGCGCTTGAGAACAAGACTCCTCTTAGCAAGGTAAAAGGGATATCCTACCGGGACGGCGATAAGGTGGTCGTGAACGAACGGGAAGCGGCCATAAAAGACCTGGATAGTCTGCCGTTCCCTCTTTACGAACTCCTGCCTATGGAATATTATCTTGCCGCCAAACTGGCGGGCCAGAGCGCTACAGACCGCATGATATATCTTACGCCAAGCAGGGGATGTACGTATAATTGCAATTTCTGCCAGCGGCTTGAGCCCGGGATCCGCCTCAGGTCTCCCGGCAACATAGTAGAGGAGATAAAAAAATACAAGAAGGACTACAACGCGACGTTTATACATTTTGTAGATGAGCTGTTCATGTTAAGCAAGAAACGTATCTATGACCTTACGGAGGCATTTCTGAAGGCGGACCTTAATATAAAATATTTCTGCACGGGGCGCCTCAACATCGCCGATGAGGAGATACTCGGCATGATGAAACGCTCGGGTTGCGCATATATAGACTACGGCATAGAACAGTTCGATAACGCTGCTCTCGCTGCCATGGATAAGCAGCAGACCGAGGATGATATAATCCGCGGCATAACGGCGACACAGAAGGCCGGCATCAACATCGTATTTAATATAATATTCGGCAATATCGGGGATACGAAAAAAAGCCTTCGTAAGTCGATAGAACTGCTGAAGAAATACAATGATTACGGCCAGGTCAGGGCGATCAGGCCGGTAACGCCGTATCCGGGCTCGCCTCTTTATTATTATGCCATAGATAAGGGGCTTCTTAAGGGGCCGGAGGATTTTTACAGGAAGCATACGAATCTTGAGCTTCCGACGGTGAACTTCACCAGCATACCGGACAAAGAGTTCATAGACCTGATGTTCGAGGCTAATAAGGAAATACTTCACGACCACTACGACCATGTAAGAGATGAGACCATTGAAACTTTCCGGAAGGTCTATTATGAGAAGGACGCGAGTTTCAGGGGGACGAGGCATTAGAATATGAAGAATAAGGCCGCGGAAAAGGAATGGAAGCAGCTACGGTATACCAGGGACCCGGACGAGATGATCGCCGGTGTAGTGGGTAAAGAGTATATGGAATACCGCAAGCGCTGGGAGCGCGCCGGCCGGTTGCAGGTGACCGGCAAATATCCGACGCATCTCGATTTCGAATTCCGGTACGGGTGTAACTTGAAATGCCCCTATTGCATACTCCAGATAGGGTCCTCGGAATTGGGCGAAAACCACCCTTATCACATCAGGAATAAGTCGCTCAGCATCACGTTCGAGAAGTTCGAGGAGATACTCAAAGAGGGTATATCGCATGGGCTTTCGTCCATTACGATAGGCGGCAATAATGAACCCCTGCTGACGCGAGATGTCGCCAGATACATAAAACGCGCCAGGGAACTGGGCATAGTAGATGTAATTATGCTTACCAACGCTACATTGCTTACGGAGAAGATCTCCGCAGAGCTGCTGGATTCCGGAATAACCAAGATATATTTCTCCCTGGACGCCATACGGCAAGAGACATACAGGATAGTGCGCAAGGGCGGCGATTTCGGTAAGGTCATGAAGAATATAGAATATTTCCTGAAACTGAAGAAAGAGAAAGGGCAGGTCCTGCCGATAACCAGGGTCTCTTTCGTAAAGAATAAGCTGAACGAGGCCGAAGCGGAAGAGTTTGCCGAGTACTGGAAAACAAAGGTCGATTTCCTTTGCTTCCAGGCGTTCGTGACGCCGGCCTACGGGTATTCGGGCTATGAGACGCTCCGGAAAAAGTTCCAGATGGAGAACAAGGAGCTGAAAGAACCGGGCGTCTGCAGCCAGCCTTACCAGCGCCTGACTATTTACAGCGACGGGTCCGTGCATCCCTGCTGCCGGTGGTACGGATCGACCATAATCCTGGGAAATATTAATTCAGAGAGTATCTATGATATATGGAATTCCGCAAAGATGAAAAAATTCAGGCTTGCGGTAAATGACAGCGTTCCGGATAATGTGCCCAAGGAATGCCGGATATGCAGGAAGACTATCTTTGGTGAATAGATAATGGCCACAGCGGAACATAAGATAAAAAATATATTGTTCTACCTTATACCTTCTTTCATAGGCAACGCGCTGCCTTTTATCACGCTTCCTATAATAACGCGTTTCCTGTCGCCGCAGGATTTCGGCATATCGGCTCTTGCTATGAGCACGACGCTGATCATAGCGAATATCCTGGTATGCAATGTCGATACGGCGGCGTACCGGTACTATTTTGAATACAGGAAGAACGCGAAAGAAGTGGCGGGATTGATAAATACGAGCCTGGCGTATATTTTACTGGTCGGCGTCGTCTCCATTCCGATCGTCTATTTTGCCAGTAACGCTATTTCGAGGCTTATTATAGGTTCTGCGGAATATGCGCAGGCTTTATTCATTTCGTACATAAGCGCCTGCCTTTCCGTGCTGGTAAATTTTTATCTGATGTTCTACCGGAATATGGAAAAGGCCAAAGATTTCTCTTATTTAAAGACAATCCAAACGCTTATAGGCACGATACTTACTCTGGTATTGATCATAAAATTCAGAATGGGTTATATGGGGCTCATATACGCGACGTTCGGATCGTTTCTTATCGCGTTCCTGGTAGTTTCCGCGCGGTTCATGATAGATTTTCCTTTTCATTTCAGGGCTAAGATGCTTATCGATAACCTGAAATACGGGATACCGCTTTTGCCTAATATGTTCAGCGGCTCCATATACCAGTTCTTTGATAAATACATGCTGCAGAGGATCGTCTCGCTGTCGAGCACAGGCATATTCAGTATAGCGCAGAACATATCTACGAGGCTCTTCACGTTCATGACCGCGGTCCAATCGACGTTCGAGCCGATATTCATGAAAGACATGTTCGACCGCGGCGCCGAAGGGGCGAGATCGGTCGGAAGGAATTTCACGGTATTTACATACATATCGCTGTCCGTCATCCTCGGCACTATATTGTTCGGGGAGGAGATAATCTATATCCTGGCCCCGAGCAGCTATTATGGGGCTATAAATGTTTTCATGATCCTCCTGGGCGCTATATCAATGCAGACATTCGGCAAGATCGTCGGGCCGCAGCTGGCATATCCTAAAAAAGCCTATCTGTCGTTCCCCATAAGCCTTGCGGGGCTGGCAGTCAACATATCGCTGAACCTGTTCCTTATACCGAAGTGGGGGGCGTCCGGCGCCGCGTTCGCTACATTCGTTACCATCGCTTTGAGTAATGCCATATCGGTCTTCATAGCGCAAAAATTCTACAAAATAGAGTATGAGAAATTTTTCCTGCTGCTTATATATTCGAATGTTTTTATCAGCACATTCCTGC from Candidatus Omnitrophota bacterium carries:
- a CDS encoding radical SAM/SPASM domain-containing protein, giving the protein MKNKAAEKEWKQLRYTRDPDEMIAGVVGKEYMEYRKRWERAGRLQVTGKYPTHLDFEFRYGCNLKCPYCILQIGSSELGENHPYHIRNKSLSITFEKFEEILKEGISHGLSSITIGGNNEPLLTRDVARYIKRARELGIVDVIMLTNATLLTEKISAELLDSGITKIYFSLDAIRQETYRIVRKGGDFGKVMKNIEYFLKLKKEKGQVLPITRVSFVKNKLNEAEAEEFAEYWKTKVDFLCFQAFVTPAYGYSGYETLRKKFQMENKELKEPGVCSQPYQRLTIYSDGSVHPCCRWYGSTIILGNINSESIYDIWNSAKMKKFRLAVNDSVPDNVPKECRICRKTIFGE
- a CDS encoding radical SAM protein, yielding MKLLFVMYDNEGPKNSMPVGPCYVAAYAKENGYGDIAYYSQDVYHYPEEHLTKYLDDNRFDVVGIGFCAGYFQLKKIKMICDAIHKSKHRPFIVLGGHGPSPVPEFYIKYMGADATVSGDGELPFLNLVKALENKTPLSKVKGISYRDGDKVVVNEREAAIKDLDSLPFPLYELLPMEYYLAAKLAGQSATDRMIYLTPSRGCTYNCNFCQRLEPGIRLRSPGNIVEEIKKYKKDYNATFIHFVDELFMLSKKRIYDLTEAFLKADLNIKYFCTGRLNIADEEILGMMKRSGCAYIDYGIEQFDNAALAAMDKQQTEDDIIRGITATQKAGINIVFNIIFGNIGDTKKSLRKSIELLKKYNDYGQVRAIRPVTPYPGSPLYYYAIDKGLLKGPEDFYRKHTNLELPTVNFTSIPDKEFIDLMFEANKEILHDHYDHVRDETIETFRKVYYEKDASFRGTRH
- a CDS encoding oligosaccharide flippase family protein, which produces MATAEHKIKNILFYLIPSFIGNALPFITLPIITRFLSPQDFGISALAMSTTLIIANILVCNVDTAAYRYYFEYRKNAKEVAGLINTSLAYILLVGVVSIPIVYFASNAISRLIIGSAEYAQALFISYISACLSVLVNFYLMFYRNMEKAKDFSYLKTIQTLIGTILTLVLIIKFRMGYMGLIYATFGSFLIAFLVVSARFMIDFPFHFRAKMLIDNLKYGIPLLPNMFSGSIYQFFDKYMLQRIVSLSSTGIFSIAQNISTRLFTFMTAVQSTFEPIFMKDMFDRGAEGARSVGRNFTVFTYISLSVILGTILFGEEIIYILAPSSYYGAINVFMILLGAISMQTFGKIVGPQLAYPKKAYLSFPISLAGLAVNISLNLFLIPKWGASGAAFATFVTIALSNAISVFIAQKFYKIEYEKFFLLLIYSNVFISTFLLIYMRLIDAPILLKYGLKIASLAAYAYAGVRARIITKGNIRIVMNILRLRTSTEKYVEI